GCTTCATCGCATTCGAGATCAATTCATTTACAATGATTCCGACAGGTATTGCCTGATTCAAATTAAGAAACACATCTTTGCAATTCTCATTAAAAGAAATTCCTTTTTCTTTGAGAGGATACAAATCCCGCAGAGTGGTGATCATTTCATGGATATATTCCGACATATCGAGATGTTCGAGATCACTTGTTCTGTACATCATTTCATGAACTTTAGACATAGATTGAACACGGCTCATACATTGATTTAATACTGCTGAGAGTCGTTCATCATTGATCTCATCTGCCTGAAGACTCAAAATTGCAGCTATGACCTGCATATTGTTCTTAACCCTGTGATGTACTTCTCTAATGAGAATTTCCTTCTCTCGCAGGTTTTTCTTCAATTCTTCTTCGGCTTGTTTCCTGTACGTAATATCTTCGCCAGAACTCAGGATACCTATTATTTTCTTTTTCTCATCAAATAAGAGCGTATTATACCATGATATCTGTTTGATCTTACCATCTTTTGTAATAATAGGATTCTCATAATTCTCAGTAATACTCAGCTTTCCACTCATGATATCTTCAAGCATTCTCCTAACTTCAGTTATGTTATCAGGAGGGATACATATTTCAAAGAAATTCTTTCCGATCAGCTCTCCCTTTTTATATCCAAGCAATTCATGTCCACTATCATTCAATAAGGTTATTATTCCTTTAGTATCCAGTGATATTATGATCTCTGCAGCAATATTCAGATACCTTTCCGCAGTATCCTTACTCTCCTTGATAGCTTTTTCTGCCTTGATCCTTTCTGTTACATCTCGAACTGCGACGATCCGTATGATCTCTCCACCGTGTTTGATATTGCGAGCTTCCAATTCTGCAGTAAAAGTACTGCCATTTTTTCTCCGGGCTAAAATCGTATATGGCTTTGCAACTTTGCGAACGATATTGATCATTATTTTCGCTTTATCTTTTGCTCGAGGGATATAATCAAGAAGGTTTTCACCGACAACTTCTTCTTTTGTGTAGCCTGTCATTTTAAGGAATGATTCATTTGCATCAACAACAATCCCCTTTTTGTGTGTTACGATTCCTTCAAACGTGACATCGGTAAGGAATTTAGCTCTTTCCTGGCTTGCCCGCAGCGCTTCTTGAGCTTTCTTGATCTCGGTCACATCATAATAAATCGTTAGTTTCGAGCCATTATCTAGTAGAATATTCCTCGCCATTCTGAAGAGGTCTGTTCCGGGAACCTGAAAATCATAGGTAATGATATTGTTCAGTTTTGAAAGCTCGTTAAATTGACACCATTCACAGGGTTTCTTTTTGTTATACATTACATGATAACATTTTTTTCCGATCTTATCCTGACCGACTTTTTCGATCATCGCTTTATTTAAATACTCGATATCATAATCCGGACCTGTGATATAAATACCATCAACAAATGAATCGAGAATTGTATTAAGCTTTTCCCTACTTTCCACTAATGCATCTTCTGTCTGTTCAAGATCTTTTTGCTTCTGCTCCAACTCTGAATTTCGTCTTTTCAGGATGTCTATTTCTTGTAGAAGTTCTTCGATTTTTTTATCAGACATACTTGTTTATCCTATTTTTATAAAATATTCAACAACATTTGATTGAAAGAGATCGAATAAGTTTAATGTGTCAATAAATTCGCAAGCATATCAACGATTAACTTTCTTTGCAGAATAGTATTTCAATTATTTCATTCGGTTCAATTCTGTGGGGAGTTCCCTTTCCTTCAAAAAAACAATGTTTCCGTATCATGTGGATATTTAATGGTGTCCAGCAAATTTCTTTCTGGCAAAACAAATTTCTTAAAGTTATAGTCCCCTTGGGGAATAAACCGGGATGTAAAAAAGGGCAAGGTATTTTTCCGCGATAGCTTTTATACTCAACCTGGTACACGTCGTCGATGATGATTGGACCATCATAGCTGTCCCATGCAAGTTCAGTAAAATATTGAAGCCGATCAGCAACTTCATCAGGAGTAATGCAAAGTTCTATAAGCATATTCTTATCCTCTTCGATTATATCCTGGTAAAATCGATGATCGTTTCCAAGAAAGCCAGTTAGGGTAATAACACCTGGTTGGAGATTTTGTTGTATTCTTTTTTCTTGTGGTGTTTTTTTCATATCAACCTCAACTGAAAGGATCAAAAAAGATTTGTTCTTCAGAGATCTTCAGATTATGAAGCTCTTTAATAACTGCATCGATCATGCCCGGACTTCCGCAGAGATATGCTTCTGTATTCTCTGGTTTACCGATAAATTCTTTAAGAAACGGCATGATATATCCAGTTTTCCCAGACCACTTCGATCCTTCATCTGGCTTTGATAGGATAGGTACGAACTCGAAATGTTCTAAGTCGTCTTCGAGTTTTTTCATCAGCTCCACATGATACAAATCTTTCTCTGTACGAGCTCCAAAAAGATATGTCATCTTACGTTTGGATTTGTGGGCTTTTAGATACTCAAGCATTGATTTAATTGGAGCTTTACCCGAACCGCCTGCAATAAAGATCATATCTTTATGTGTATCCTGGATGAGAAAATCCCCAAAAGGACCGGTGAAATTTACCGTATCCCCTTCTTTTAGATAATCATGAATATAGGTCGTGCACAAACCGTCTGGTACTTTTCGAACGATAAGCTCGATAAATTTTATATGATCGGGATTGCTTGATATTGAGTATGCTCGTGTTACGGACTGCCTGCTTTTTTCGTAACGAGGTGCAACAAACTGTACATATTGTCCGGCTTTGAACTCGATCTCTTTTGGCATGGTGAGTTCTATCGTGAGTTCCTTGATATCGTAAGTCATGTCCTTAATGCTTGTTACTTTTCCTGCGAATTCCTGTATCGCAAAAATATCTTCAGGAATTTCGATTGAAATATCTTCCTTTACTTTGACCTGGCATGCAAGACGAACCATATCTTTTTTTTCTCGCTCGTCCAGGAATGGCAATTCTGTCGGCAAAAGCGGTCCTCCACCCTTGAGAATTTTACATTTACAGAAACCGCAGCTTCCCCGTCCACCGCATGCTGACGAAAGGAATATCTTATTATTATTCAGCGTTGTAAGAAGTGAACTTCCACCTTTTTCTGTGATCTTTTTTTTATCATTTATGGTGATCGTGCATTCGCCATAGTTCATTAGTTTCGATTCTGCAATGATAAGTAATAATGCAAAAAAACCACCAATCCCGGCAACGATCCCGACTGTCATTAGTATTGAAATGATCATTATTGAATAACCGCTATACCTGAAAAGCCGATAAATCCAAGAGCCATGATACCTGTTATGATCAAGCTTAATCCAGCTCCTCTTAAGCCAGCAGGTACGAATGTATCATTCACTTTTTGACGAATACCCGCAAGTGCAAGAATTGCGAGAAGCCAGCCGATACCACTTCCTGCACCAAAAGTAACAGACTGTATAAATGAATAATTCCTGATTACCATAAAAAGAGAT
This portion of the Candidatus Cloacimonadota bacterium genome encodes:
- a CDS encoding PAS domain S-box protein; translated protein: MSDKKIEELLQEIDILKRRNSELEQKQKDLEQTEDALVESREKLNTILDSFVDGIYITGPDYDIEYLNKAMIEKVGQDKIGKKCYHVMYNKKKPCEWCQFNELSKLNNIITYDFQVPGTDLFRMARNILLDNGSKLTIYYDVTEIKKAQEALRASQERAKFLTDVTFEGIVTHKKGIVVDANESFLKMTGYTKEEVVGENLLDYIPRAKDKAKIMINIVRKVAKPYTILARRKNGSTFTAELEARNIKHGGEIIRIVAVRDVTERIKAEKAIKESKDTAERYLNIAAEIIISLDTKGIITLLNDSGHELLGYKKGELIGKNFFEICIPPDNITEVRRMLEDIMSGKLSITENYENPIITKDGKIKQISWYNTLLFDEKKKIIGILSSGEDITYRKQAEEELKKNLREKEILIREVHHRVKNNMQVIAAILSLQADEINDERLSAVLNQCMSRVQSMSKVHEMMYRTSDLEHLDMSEYIHEMITTLRDLYPLKEKGISFNENCKDVFLNLNQAIPVGIIVNELISNAMKHAFPDGKKGVIEVILTKRDNEIIMRVSNNGEPLPPDFNLDVPTSLGLEIVNLLSEQLSGKITAKSTDKETYFELIFPSAK
- a CDS encoding 2Fe-2S iron-sulfur cluster binding domain-containing protein gives rise to the protein MTVGIVAGIGGFFALLLIIAESKLMNYGECTITINDKKKITEKGGSSLLTTLNNNKIFLSSACGGRGSCGFCKCKILKGGGPLLPTELPFLDEREKKDMVRLACQVKVKEDISIEIPEDIFAIQEFAGKVTSIKDMTYDIKELTIELTMPKEIEFKAGQYVQFVAPRYEKSRQSVTRAYSISSNPDHIKFIELIVRKVPDGLCTTYIHDYLKEGDTVNFTGPFGDFLIQDTHKDMIFIAGGSGKAPIKSMLEYLKAHKSKRKMTYLFGARTEKDLYHVELMKKLEDDLEHFEFVPILSKPDEGSKWSGKTGYIMPFLKEFIGKPENTEAYLCGSPGMIDAVIKELHNLKISEEQIFFDPFS